Part of the Flavobacteriales bacterium genome, TTGGGATTGATTGTTTTTTACTTCCCGAATAAATTCGATGTGTATTTGCACGATACCCCCATGAAACCCTTGTTTAAACGTGAAGTGAGAAACTTCTCGCATGGATGTATGCGCTTGCAGGATCCTTTTAAACTGGGAGAAATGGTGTGGGAGCATTTTAATCCAAAGGATACTGTTACATCCGACACCTTAAAAAACTGGGCACTTCGTGATGCGGTTGAAAAACGATATCCGCTAAAAAAACCGATTCCGATAGAAGTGGATTATATCACTGTAACCAGCGATTCACTTTCTCATATTTATTTCCATTACGATGTGTATGGTCGGGATGAAAAGTATCTGAAAATAATTGAAACATTAAATCGTAAAGTGCAGGACTGATGGAGCAGATAAAAAAAGATCCGCGTTCAATCCGTATCAGCGATTATCATTATGAACTTCCTCAGGAAAAAATTGCTGTTTTTCCGTCAGATGAAAGGGATTCTTCGCGTTTATTGATTTACAAAGAAGGTTCCATTTCCGAATCGAACTATCGTTCCATTGCCAATGAATTAACTGCAGGATCGCTTTTGTTTTTTAATAACACGAAAGTGATCAATGCGCGACTCGAATTCAAAAATTCGAATGGAGGTCGCATAGAAGTCTTTTGTCTTGAACCTTCCGAGAACAAAGATATGGCACAGGCGATGGCGGCGTGCGGGAGTTCTGCATGGAATTGTATGGTGGGCGGATTATCTAAATGGCGGGAAGAAGATTTACTGTTGGAGCAAAATGGAATTCGTATAAAAGTCAGCAAACAGGAAGTTACGAGTCAATCGGTACTCGTCCAATTTACCTGGCAACCGCAAGAAAAAAGTTTTGCGGAAATCCTTCATGAAGTGGGAGCATTACCCATTCCTCCTTATTTAAAACGCGACACGGAAGCCATCGATATACAACGCTATCAAACTGTCTATGCAAAACACGAAGGCTCGGTGGCAGCACCCACGGCGGGATTGCATTTTACAGAGCGCGTATTTGCAGATTTAAAGGCTCATCACTGTGAAGTGGAATACCTTACGCTACATGTGGGGGCGGGGACATTCAAGCCGGTTAAATCGGAACAGATGGAGGGTCATGATATGCATGCCGAAACCATCGACGTGCAGCGATCGGTCATTCATAAAATCGCCGGACATTCCGGTTCGCGCGTGGCAGTAGGAACCACCTCCATGCGTACGCTGGAGAGTTTGTATTGGATCGGACTTAAACTGGCACAACAGCCAACGATTCGTCCCGAACAACTCGATTTAAAACAATGGGAAGTGTATGAAATGCAAGAACAAACTCTTTCACTCAGCGAATCGATGCAGCATCTGCTTCATTGGATGGATCGCTTTGAGTTGGACCGCCTGATTTGTTCCACTTCCATTTTAATTGCGCCGGGTTATGATTTTAAAGTGGTGGATGCACTCGTTACGAATTTTCATCAACCGGGCAGCACGCTGATTTTATTGGTGGCGGCGTTTGTTGGGGAAGATTGGCGAAAAATTTATGATTATGCTTTACATCATCATTTCCGTTTTTTGAGTTATGGAGATGGTTCATTATTATTCCGAAATAAAAACAATGAAACAACGTAAATCGATTTCTATGAAAAAAATTATTTTGTTTTTTACACTGGTATCACCGGTGGTGACATTCGCTCAATCGCATACACCCATGACCATCTCTGCGCAGGTTGGCGTAGATGGCGCAGGACATGGCACAGTATATGAAAACAAATACAACGGAACCGTATTGGATCGCGATACCAGCGGAGCGGCAACGGTGATGTATCCTGTTTCGGTGCATGTGAACGTGTTTAAATGGGTTTCGGTTGGATTAGTATTCCAGGCCGGTAGTTATATCGAAGATCCGGATAATGCAGAAGCGAATGGAAATAAAGCGCGATTCTTAAGCGGAGAAATAAAATTCTATCCCGTTAACAAAGATAAGTTTGCCTGGTACCTTGGATTCCGATTCGGCGGATCGCATTTGGAAATTAACCGACTGATTGATATTGTTGGCGTAAAAGTTCCTTATCAGTATCAGTTTTCCGGAAGTAATTTTGGAGCGTTTACTGGTTTCAACTGGTATTTTGCAAAAAATGTGGGGATGTATTTCAATCTCGGATATACCTCCAATAATTTTCTGTTGACCGATTATTCCATCAATTCAACGGCACAAAATATTTCAGGCTTTGATAATCACATGTGGACGAAAGGTGCCAATGCTTCATTGGGACTGGCGCTTCGTTTCGGTGGTAAATAATTCTTCATCGCCAAGCGAAATCATTTGTTATTTTTGCGCCCATGAGCAATATCGTTGAAATCAATCGTCGCCGTACATTCGGAATCATTTCCCACCCGGATGCCGGTAAAACTACGCTTACGGAGAAGCTGCTTCTATTTGGAGGAGCCATCCAAACGGCAGGAGCGGTGAAGTCGAACAAAATCAAAAAATCGGCGACCTCCGACTTTATGGAGATTGAAAAACAACGCGGAATTTCTGTGGCCACCTCGGTGATGGCGTTTAACTACAAAGGACTCCAGATCAACCTGCTCGATACGCCCGGTCACAAAGATTTTGCCGAAGATACTTATCGCACGCTGACTGCGGTGGACAGTGTGATTCTGGTGATTGACTGTGCCAATGGGGTAGAGGAGCAAACCGAAAAATTGATGAGTGTATGCAGAATGCGCAATACTCCGGTTATTATTTTCATTAATAAAATGGACCGTGAAGGAAGAGATGCATTTGATTTGCTGGATGAAATTGAAGAGAAATTAAATATTCGTGTTCGTCCCTTAAGCTGGCCGATCGGAATCGGAGCAACGTTTAAAGGAGTTTATAACATCTATGAAAAAAATCTGAATTTATTTGAAGCAAGCAAAACATCCATTGCCAAAGAAATTGTTCAGATTAATCATCTCGAAGAAAATACCCTCGATGAAATTGTAGGAGAACGTGGAGCAAAACAACTGCGTCAGGATGTCGATTTAATTGAAGGTGTTTACGATCCCTTCGATGAAAAAACCTATCTCACCGGTGAAGTAGCTCCTGTATTTTTTGGATCTGCATTAAATAACTTCGGTGTGCAGGAATTATTGGATGCCTTCATTCGCATTTCGCCAACACCGCAGGGTCGTCCAACCGACAAACGTTTTGTTGAACCCACAGAGCCAAAATTTTCTGGATTCGTTTTTAAAATTCACGCCAACCTCGATCCGAAGCACCGAGATCGTATTGCGTTTTTGCGCATTGTGAGTGGAAAGTTTGAGAAGAACACCTTTTATCACCATGTGCGTCTGGATAAAGATTTCCGTTTTGCGAATCCCACCAGCTTTATGGCTTCGGAAAAAAATATCATTGATGAAGCTTATCCCGGAGATGTAGTTGGATTGTATGATACCGGTAATTTTAAAATCGGAGATACACTCACCGAAGGTGAAAATATGTTGTACCAGGGAATACCAAGTTTTTCTCCCGAAATT contains:
- a CDS encoding L,D-transpeptidase family protein, with amino-acid sequence PYVKRDTNYMHKHHYRIFDLKKNEVSISAVNWKKLSKDYFPYRIRQEGGTWNSLGLIVFYFPNKFDVYLHDTPMKPLFKREVRNFSHGCMRLQDPFKLGEMVWEHFNPKDTVTSDTLKNWALRDAVEKRYPLKKPIPIEVDYITVTSDSLSHIYFHYDVYGRDEKYLKIIETLNRKVQD
- a CDS encoding S-adenosylmethionine:tRNA ribosyltransferase-isomerase — protein: MEQIKKDPRSIRISDYHYELPQEKIAVFPSDERDSSRLLIYKEGSISESNYRSIANELTAGSLLFFNNTKVINARLEFKNSNGGRIEVFCLEPSENKDMAQAMAACGSSAWNCMVGGLSKWREEDLLLEQNGIRIKVSKQEVTSQSVLVQFTWQPQEKSFAEILHEVGALPIPPYLKRDTEAIDIQRYQTVYAKHEGSVAAPTAGLHFTERVFADLKAHHCEVEYLTLHVGAGTFKPVKSEQMEGHDMHAETIDVQRSVIHKIAGHSGSRVAVGTTSMRTLESLYWIGLKLAQQPTIRPEQLDLKQWEVYEMQEQTLSLSESMQHLLHWMDRFELDRLICSTSILIAPGYDFKVVDALVTNFHQPGSTLILLVAAFVGEDWRKIYDYALHHHFRFLSYGDGSLLFRNKNNETT
- a CDS encoding peptide chain release factor 3, which translates into the protein MSNIVEINRRRTFGIISHPDAGKTTLTEKLLLFGGAIQTAGAVKSNKIKKSATSDFMEIEKQRGISVATSVMAFNYKGLQINLLDTPGHKDFAEDTYRTLTAVDSVILVIDCANGVEEQTEKLMSVCRMRNTPVIIFINKMDREGRDAFDLLDEIEEKLNIRVRPLSWPIGIGATFKGVYNIYEKNLNLFEASKTSIAKEIVQINHLEENTLDEIVGERGAKQLRQDVDLIEGVYDPFDEKTYLTGEVAPVFFGSALNNFGVQELLDAFIRISPTPQGRPTDKRFVEPTEPKFSGFVFKIHANLDPKHRDRIAFLRIVSGKFEKNTFYHHVRLDKDFRFANPTSFMASEKNIIDEAYPGDVVGLYDTGNFKIGDTLTEGENMLYQGIPSFSPEIFRELVNNDPMKTKQLEKGIQQLTDEGVAQLFIQQPGNRKIVGTVGELQFEVIQYRLKHEYGASCQFMPVNMFKACWITSDDKAKLEEFIRIKVSNIAFDKDQQMVYLAESPFLLKMAEQNYPEITFHTTSEFKRNG